One Tursiops truncatus isolate mTurTru1 chromosome 3, mTurTru1.mat.Y, whole genome shotgun sequence DNA segment encodes these proteins:
- the LOC117311874 gene encoding endogenous retrovirus group K member 8 Gag polyprotein-like produces the protein MGNTHVNPTANFYEPIQLLLRDRGLMLSLKTIGRLLNDIDQAAPWFGVSGTLTIPSWEKLGKDLHRFHEEGKLCCGTFPLWNLVRSCLKEGKCTDIVKQATQVLQSYQDSASEAGSHNATDDRPTKKELVDNNEKMCVKKKLKSKQPDAQETGRESLYPLLSGLQAMYLSDDEELDPADAAELAEAAAKYEEEHYGPFGALSPALGSAAQPRRSAPSIPPPKSTFIPREAWFQVPFSSLSNAFPVFEDPATRQRYYDMIDHKLIRDLAEASKRDGISANYTIMLLQRLTRNALTPTDWQDIARACLTMGQYLDWKSIVSDLAHSQARENAANGQPAWNVDMLLGQGQWINNQTVFPVQVYNQINEINMHAWRALPNKGEVSGNLTKIIQGGTEPFSDFVARMMEAAGRIFGNVDEAMPLMKQLVYEQCTKKMPPSHYTF, from the coding sequence ATGGGGAATACTCATGTTAACCCCACGGCAAATTTTTATGAGCCGATACAGCTACTTTTACGGGATCGGGGGTTGATGTTATCTCTCAAGACTATTGGCCGTTTACTGAATGATATAGATCAAGCAGCGCCATGGTTTGGAGTTTCAGGTACTTTGACTATCCCTTCATGGGAGAAATTAGGGAAAGATTTGCACCGTTTTCATGAGGAGGGTAAGCTGTGCTGTGGGACTTTCCCTTTGTGGAATTTAGTTCGATCTTGTTTGAAGGAGGGAAAGTGTACAGACATAGTGAAACAAGCGACGCAAGTTTTGCAGTCATATCAAGATAGTGCTTCCGAAGCAGGCAGTCATAATGCTACAGATGATAGgcctacaaaaaaagaattagtagATAATAACGAGAAAATGTGtgttaagaaaaagttaaaatctaAACAACCAGACGCCCAAGAGACTGGGCGAGAATCATTGTATCCACTATTGTCTGGCTTGCAAGCCATGTATTTATCAGATGATGAGGAGCTGGATCCTGCTGACGCTGCAGAGTTGGCAGAAGCTGCTGCAAAATATGAGGAGGAACATTATGGCCCTTTTGGGGCTTTGTCCCCTGCCTTAGGGAGTGCTGCTCAACCTAGGCGTTCTGCGCCTTCCATTCCTCCCCCGAAAAGTACTTTTATTCCCCGCGAAGCTTGGTTCcaagttcctttttcttctttgtccaaTGCATTTCCAGTATTTGAAGACCCGGCTACACGCCAGCGATATTATGATATGATAGATCATAAATTAATTAGAGATCTTGCAGAAGCTTCCAAACGAGATGGCATTTCTGCTAATTATACTATTATGCTTTTGCAACGGCTTACAAGAAATGCCTTGACCCCTACTGACTGGCAAGATATTGCTCGTGCGTGTTTAACGATGGGGCAATATTTAGACTGGAAGTCTATTGTTTCTGATTTGGCTCATAGTCAAGCAAGGGAAAATGCTGCCAATGGGCAGCCTGCCTGGAATGTAGATATGTTACTAGGCCAAGGACAGTGGATAAATAACCAGACTGTGTTCCCTGTACAAGtttataatcaaataaatgaGATTAATATGCATGCTTGGCGAGCCCTCCCAAATAAAGGGGAGGTGTCAGggaatttaacaaaaataatacaggGAGGCACAGAGCCATTTTCTGATTTTGTAGCCCGGATGATGGAAGCGGCGGGAAGAATTTTTGGTAATGTGGATGAGGCGATGCCTCTAATGAAACAACTTGTTTATGAACAATGTACAAAAAAAATGCCGCCGAGCCATTACaccttttaa